Proteins found in one Leptospira saintgironsiae genomic segment:
- a CDS encoding polyprenyl synthetase family protein produces the protein MKAKGLKDLLVRKFDKKLKDIIDEDLRILAEIKEYTIRSGGKRIRPILHYCLCKILGYKGDKYSDVGAIAELIHAASLLHDDVVDEAQTRRGMPSVPSKFGNKTSILAGDYLLACGIDHLNSLGSPDLMDLFTTVIKDLSVSELIQMEWEKNPKITLDIYNKVVYGKTASLFGAVSEAAGILVDAPKKTRKKLHEFGIRLGSLFQKQDDAIDYFQAGDQTGKIPLKDFRNGLYTYPVLKLLEIADKNDKKLAHSLFAKEERNSDDDLVILSLLNRYNIRKNLNEEFVADVEGLLNFLKSYPESNEGNLVKEQFRKLMEV, from the coding sequence GTGAAAGCAAAAGGATTGAAGGATCTCTTAGTCCGTAAGTTCGATAAAAAACTAAAAGATATCATAGACGAAGATCTGCGTATTCTGGCCGAAATCAAAGAATACACGATCCGATCCGGTGGCAAACGGATTCGTCCTATTCTACATTATTGTCTTTGTAAGATCCTTGGTTATAAGGGAGATAAATACTCCGACGTAGGTGCGATCGCTGAGCTAATTCATGCTGCGAGTCTTCTTCATGATGACGTGGTCGACGAGGCCCAGACAAGAAGAGGAATGCCAAGTGTCCCTTCTAAATTCGGGAACAAAACTTCTATCTTAGCTGGCGATTATCTTTTGGCATGTGGGATAGATCATCTAAACAGTTTGGGTTCTCCAGATTTGATGGATCTTTTTACAACTGTTATCAAAGATCTTTCCGTCAGTGAACTTATTCAAATGGAATGGGAAAAAAATCCCAAAATCACATTAGATATCTATAATAAAGTAGTCTACGGAAAAACTGCATCATTATTCGGAGCTGTCTCAGAAGCAGCCGGGATATTAGTAGATGCTCCTAAAAAGACCAGAAAAAAACTACATGAGTTTGGTATTCGTTTAGGTTCTTTATTCCAGAAACAAGATGATGCGATCGATTATTTCCAAGCCGGAGACCAAACAGGGAAAATTCCTCTCAAAGATTTTCGCAATGGTCTATATACTTATCCTGTCTTAAAACTGCTCGAGATTGCAGACAAGAACGATAAAAAATTAGCTCATTCTTTATTCGCTAAGGAAGAAAGAAACTCGGATGATGATCTAGTCATTCTCTCCTTATTGAATAGATACAATATTCGAAAAAATTTGAATGAAGAATTTGTAGCAGATGTAGAAGGTCTTTTAAACTTCTTAAAATCCTAT